The following DNA comes from candidate division WOR-3 bacterium.
CCGGCTCCGGTTATCAAACAGCACTTCTGGCTCAGATTTGTAAAATGGTTTATACTATCGAATGTATTTCAGATCTTTCTGTAAAAGCTCAACTTACCTTATCCCGATTAGGCATTAATAATGTGCGGTTTAAGATCGGGGATGGTAATTTGGGTTGGCCAGACTTTGCGCCATTCGACCGAATCATTGTTAGTGCCTGCGGTGAATTTATACCGCCAGCTCTTGTTGCTCAATTAAAAGAAGCCGGTCGGTTAGTTATGCCCATAAAAAATGATTCATATCAAGTGTTGATTTTAGGCGTAAAACACAATGGCCGATTAATTCAGCGCAAGATAAAAGAATGTGAATTTGTACCGCTTACAAATACCAAAAAATAAGTATTGTTTTTTTCATGATTTTGAGTATAATTAAAGCATCGGGGCGTAGCGCAGTTGGCTTAGCGCGCTTGGTTCGGGACCAAGAGGTCGCTGGTTCAAGTCCAGTCGCCCCGATTAAATTTTTCATATGAACCCTATAAAACTATATCCATTATTGTCTGAAGCGGAAATCCAGAAAAAAATCAAAGAACTTGGTCAACAAATTTCACAAGACTATAAAGATTCTTCACCTCTTGTAATTGGGGTGCTTAAAGGGGCGTGGGTATTTATGGCTGATTTGGTGCGGGCGATTACAATTCCTATTCGCTGTGATTTTCTACAGGTTTCGTCCTATGGACAAGCCACCGAAAGTTCGGGTGTGGTAAAAATTATCACGGACTTAAAATCCTCAATCACTAATGAAGATGTGATTTTAGTTGAAGATATTGTTGACACTGGATTAACCTTGCGATACATTATTGATTATCTGTCGCTACGTCGACCGAAAAGTATTAAAATCTGCGCGTTGCTTGATAAACCCGAGCGACATAAACTAAATATCAAGATCGATTATTTGGGTTTTACGGTCCCAAATAAATTTGTTGTGGGTTATGGTATCGATTATCAAGAGTTATATCGTAATTTGCCATATATAGGTTATGTCGAAATTAACGAATAAGATAAAAATACTTAAGAGAAATATCGA
Coding sequences within:
- a CDS encoding protein-L-isoaspartate(D-aspartate) O-methyltransferase; its protein translation is MKLDEYRTLRERMINDQLIQKGIKDPQVISVFRNTPRHLFVDSAMEHLAYKENPLPIGFGQTISQPYIIALMLEQLQLEPHQHVLEIGTGSGYQTALLAQICKMVYTIECISDLSVKAQLTLSRLGINNVRFKIGDGNLGWPDFAPFDRIIVSACGEFIPPALVAQLKEAGRLVMPIKNDSYQVLILGVKHNGRLIQRKIKECEFVPLTNTKK
- the hpt gene encoding hypoxanthine phosphoribosyltransferase — its product is MNPIKLYPLLSEAEIQKKIKELGQQISQDYKDSSPLVIGVLKGAWVFMADLVRAITIPIRCDFLQVSSYGQATESSGVVKIITDLKSSITNEDVILVEDIVDTGLTLRYIIDYLSLRRPKSIKICALLDKPERHKLNIKIDYLGFTVPNKFVVGYGIDYQELYRNLPYIGYVEINE